TTTACGTGAACGACGCCTTCGGCGCGGCGCATCGCGCGCATGCGTCCACCGCGGGGATGGCCGCGTTCGTGCGCGAAAAAGGCGCCGGTCTTCTCCTGCAAAAAGAGCTGGACTATCTCGGCAAGCTGCTCGGCGCTCCCGAGCGGCCGTTCATCGCCGTCCTGGGCGGCGCCAAAGTCTCGGACAAGATCGGCGTGATCAAAAACCTCATGCCCAAGCTCGACGGCTTGCTGATCGGCGGCGGCATGGCCTACACGTTCCTAAAGGCCAAAGGCGTCTCGATCGGTCGCTCGCTGGTCGAAGAGGCGCACGTCGATCTGGCGCGCGAGCTGATCGCGCAGGCGGCGAAGTCGGGAATCGCCTTATTGCTGCCCGTCGATCACGTGGCGGCCAAAGGACGCGACCAGAACCCGGTCGCGACCGGCGAGAGCATCCCGGAAAATTTGATGGGCCTGGACATCGGGCCGAAGACGCGGGAGCTTTTCATCCGCGAGCTGCGCAAGGCTAAAATGGTCCTATGGAACGGTCCCATCGGGCTGTTCGAGGAAAAGAATTTCAGCGGCGGGACGTTCGATATTGCCCGCGCCCTCGCGGACTCCGGCGCGGTCGTCGTCGTCGCCGGCGGAGACACGGTGGCGGCGGTGATGGCGGCGGGCGTAGAGAAGCGCATCACGCATCTATCGACCGGCGGCGGGGCGACGCTCGAATTTCTCGAAGGAAAAAAATTGCCGGGGATCGAGGCGCTCGAGGTGAGCCGATGAAAGCTCCGTTGGTGGTCGCCAACTGGAAGATGCACGGCACCCAGGCCGAGGCCGCGACACTGGCGCGCGAGGTTGTGAATGGAGGGAACGGAATCGGCGGCGTGGAAATAGTTCTCGCACCGCCCTTTACCGCGCTTGCTACCGTTTCGGCTGTCATAAGAGACAGCGCCGTCCGGCTCGGCGCGCAAAATATTCATTGGGAAATGAAAGGCGCGTTCACCGGCGAGATCAGCCCCATCATGGTGCGAGAGCTGGGGTGCGAGTATGTCATCATCGGCCATTCGGAGCGCCGCCGTCTCTTTCATGAAACCGACCGGATGGTAGGAAAAAAGATAGCCGCTGCTCTGAGCGTCGACCTCGCACCGATCGTTTGCGTAGGAGAAACGCTGCAGGAAAGACAAAGAAAAAAAACCAACGCCGTGATCGGCCGCCAACTGCGAGCCGCGTTGAAGGGGTTGGGCAAAAGTGCTATAAAAAACTTCGCCGTCGCCTATGAGCCGGTGTGGGCCATCGGCACCGGGCGGAACGCCACGCCCGAGCAGGTCGCCGCGGTGCACGTCCGGATACGGGATCTTTTGCGTCGTCTTCGCGGCAATCCGGCAGCGGAAGATTGCCGCATTCTTTACGGCGGCAGCGTCAACCCGGACAACGCGGCGGAAT
The DNA window shown above is from Candidatus Binatia bacterium and carries:
- a CDS encoding phosphoglycerate kinase, producing the protein MIRKLKDLDLAGKKVFVRADFNVPIQQGKITEMHRIESTLPTLSFVLGKAEKLFLASHLGRPGGKRDPQWSLAPVGDALEKLLSSPVTLAPDCVGAEVEALARDPGQRIVLLENLRFHKEEEKNDPGFARQLASLAEVYVNDAFGAAHRAHASTAGMAAFVREKGAGLLLQKELDYLGKLLGAPERPFIAVLGGAKVSDKIGVIKNLMPKLDGLLIGGGMAYTFLKAKGVSIGRSLVEEAHVDLARELIAQAAKSGIALLLPVDHVAAKGRDQNPVATGESIPENLMGLDIGPKTRELFIRELRKAKMVLWNGPIGLFEEKNFSGGTFDIARALADSGAVVVVAGGDTVAAVMAAGVEKRITHLSTGGGATLEFLEGKKLPGIEALEVSR
- the tpiA gene encoding triose-phosphate isomerase, which codes for MKAPLVVANWKMHGTQAEAATLAREVVNGGNGIGGVEIVLAPPFTALATVSAVIRDSAVRLGAQNIHWEMKGAFTGEISPIMVRELGCEYVIIGHSERRRLFHETDRMVGKKIAAALSVDLAPIVCVGETLQERQRKKTNAVIGRQLRAALKGLGKSAIKNFAVAYEPVWAIGTGRNATPEQVAAVHVRIRDLLRRLRGNPAAEDCRILYGGSVNPDNAAELARVPDVNGFLVGGASLKAESFLGIARAF